GGTCAAATTGAGAGTACAAAGGAAATTAGAGTAAGACATGCCTTGAATTTGAGCTCACTGGTGGCTGCGACAAGGTTAGAGCTCACTGGTGGCTGCGACAAGGTTAGAGCTCACTGGTGGCTGCAAAATAGAAGTGGATTCGATGAGATTAGGTCAAATTGCGAGTAAGATGGAAGCTGAAATGGATTAATAAGGAAGAAAGACAAGGTTGAAAGAGAGTAACCTTGAATTTGAGCTCAACGGTGGCTGAGCTGGAGAATGTGGCGGCGGAGAATCCGAATTTCTGGCCAGCGACAAGGTTGAATCGACTTTGGGTTGCAAATTGGAAGTGGATTCGATGGAATTGGAAGTGGATTCGACAGATCTGAAACGTTTAGGCTGAAGACTGAAATTTTGGTCTTCTCgattttgttagattttctCGAAGCTGCAGAGGGAAGTGAATAATTTTGCCTAAGTGTTGGCGCTTAAGTGAATAATTTTGCCTAAGTGTTGGCGGAATAAAGTATTTTAGATTGCTAGAGGATTTTTGGTCTTAACATTTATAAGGTGCTATTaaaaagtaaccaaaaaattaaactcaTCTTTTATAGCAGTTCAGGAAAATGAGCTATCCTCTACTGTTATCAATGATgactttttttgtagtgtCTGTCAATTATAAACCGACATTTTCCAATAGACTCATCAAAAATACAACAAGATCATATCTTTGAAAACCATCTAGCGtacatcatatatttttggcGATGATCTTGATGCAGTAGAACTCGCTAAATGATTCATAACCCGACCATCACTATTGTTGtcatcacttttttttgttcaacgAGAGAgaaatcacaattttttaaaaaagaaaaaaaaattattgaagaaaaatcatattctatttttttattgtcaatAGAATTTTTATTGATAGGATTCAAGTAGGAATAGTTGGCAAGTACAAAAACACTTCTGGAGACATAAGCCAGCGAGTAAAGAAATGTAATCAATATAGTACTAGTACTGATCTCTTCCTAATGAAAGTAATCCATAAAGACGTATTTGTATATGTGAATTAgatcaatgaatttgaaatgaGTATAGTGGTTGAACTGAATTTTTTCTTGGACTCACTTGAGAATGGGATATTCGTGTCTCAAAGCTCATACGCCAAGAGTCTTGTGACAAGGTTCAAAGTACATCCCAAGGTCTATCATTTTCCAAAACACCCAAGATCATTACGGTAGAACCGttaaaagatgatgaagaaaagatgatgaagaagatcagAAACTTGATGAGAAATTGTTTCAGACAGTAACCCACAAACCAAAAAGCTGCCCCACCTAAATAATGCAATGAAACCGGTAACAATCGTGTCCACAGAAATACACACCCACACACACAAATAATAAGTATTAGCTAGAATAATGCATGGGGGCAAAGACATTTCGCCAAAGACTACGAAATGATCCAAAACTTGAAGACCCTTAAGAGACTACTAAGTCGTCGATAGCTTCAAcctctcttttcttatctctcaaatattttattcttattctcTACCATATATCTTCACCTCTCTATTCTATATAAATGCATAAACTTGAGTCACGCTGATAAGTAAATTAAGAAAGGAATATTCATTAAGATGGCATCTTCTATAGTCTCTTCcatgtttctctttctccttcttcttcttgtatttCCACATATAGATAATGTCCTTGGCGCACGAATGGAACTCCGTGAACTTGGtgagtattttttattttgtctctaAATATTCGTaagttattaatattttactttatcaGTTAGGTTTATTAGGGGTGttgagttatatatgtatgtgtaaaCCGTTTAATTGGTACTGGTGCAGGAGAGATAAATTATGCTGATCCACTAGGTTTTACTCGGCCCATTGTCCCCATTCATGTTCCGGGTTTTCCGCCTCGGCGGCCAACTATTCCGCAGTTACCACCATATCGTCCCAGAAGGTGCCCTTTCTGTTATCCTCCTCCTCCCCCAAAGGCTTTCCCAAAAAACTCACCAAGTCACTGATGTCACTATAGCTACGAAATTGCGTCAATAAATGTATGCACgttaatttgtttcatttgtgaTGTGTGGGGCTCTTTATCTATTATATGCATGTCACGTGTTTGTCATATTTGCAATGTATCATGTATGTGGCTCTTTATCTATTATATGCATGTGTTTGTCAATTGTCATATTTGCGATGTATCATGTATGATGTATGTGGgctctttatttattatatgcatgtgtttttcatatttgacaGATTTATCGAATGCAAATACACACATCTTCTATCAAATATCCAGAATGGGAAGTACTCCAagacaattaaaaaaatgggaAGTAGAATTTGAACAAGTTaaattatatgataaattGGGAGGTTTGACGAgggaataattaaaaaaaaaaatatatcgcCGAGAAACACTTTAAAAGGTAAACCTTACCCTGACTtgttattaacaaaaatgCTATGCTGACATGTCACGTTTAGAAAACTCCATAACccaattaattatttgtttttttctttactagaATATATACATCAATTTGTCTTTAATATAACTACcacatatttaattttcactcaactaattaaacaaaattacaatttatCATCCCATTAACAAAATCGAACATCTAACATGAGTAATCTTAATAATCATTAACacaaaactatttaataaattttacaattttgaacaatatatcaatcaaaatatCATATGACTACTTACAATATATGATAAGCATGtttatatgtgtatgtatatattgcAACATATacatcaataatttttttttgggtatacTTATTATGAACATCATACGTTATAATTAGTCATATTGATTAatattatctttattttttgttgtatataatGGATaaagttgtatatatacaatttgaaACAGATATCTTATTGCATCATttcaaacatattataaatttatgaagTATTAATGATATAACATGTCTAACATAAtcctaaaaattaaaattcattatatatacaagaaaaaaattatataaaactaacAGTTTGAATTCTCCTCCGATTTTAGTCTTtgatccaatttttttaatatagttaTAAAGAATCTTAACAAACTGTCTaaatcaaaagattttaaaaatattaaatcactTTTCTCAGGTTTAAATCACTTTTCTCAGGTTTAAGTActtttaattgttaataaaGAGATAAGAGGACAAAGTTATTCTTTATAACAAATTAAGATATGAAATATAGAGTTGAtagtaaatttaaaaatttattattttacgtGTAAGAATTAACCAACTACTGTCTACATAATTCATATATCATCGAAGAGCATCATCCactacaaataaaaacaatatatcatCTACGAGACTACGACTATGATACTTATCATCTGTCAATTATATACCGACATTTTCCAATAGACTCATCAAAAATACAACAAgataatatcttttaaaaccatCTAGCGTACATCAAGTATTTTTGGCGCGCGatgatctttctttctatGATGCAATACAACTGTAACAATGTTTATCATCCAAATCTAGTTAAATAATTAAGAGTAAACAGCTACAAAAATggctcttctttttcttctccatatGCATTTTGTCTATacctaaaaatattattcatttcatttttctcctcttcttcagtTACATTTGTTGCTGAGAGTCACAGTATTGTGGATACTTACAACTGCAAGGATGATTTCTCACCTGCAAAAAGTTTGTCTCTCAATATCGCCTCAAGAAGCATATACAAGATTGCCGTGAAACTATGTTTTACCTTCCGTAATGTGAAAGATACCCTTCTAGAACTTCTTCTGATCACTTTATCCTTCACCTTGTCAATCTATTAGAGTACAGTACAGTGTTAAGCAATTGGAAGAGAATGCAGTAGGAGTTATCCTGGCGAGAGCGAAGGAGAGATTGAAATGAAGAATACCAACCTTGTGATGTGGAATGTAGTGATTCCAAGCATATCGTGCTTCACCGGATAATAAGAGCATAGACCGAGGAGGAAGATATAAGGCCTTTTTGATGCAAGAGGAGTCACCCGACTTCTCAGCATCGGTAGTTGAGGCTTTCCATGTGGAAACAGAGTATCTTCTGAATTCCATAATACAAGGACCAGCTAAAGAAAGGCTGAATATGCAATCTTCAAATGCTGAATGTGTATCAATATGAGGCGATAATCCCACACCAGATGGGTACTCATTTACCTAATATTCACAAGAATTCCTCAGCCTTCAATGTAGTTAAGAACAATTATAACAGAATCTTGATCTATATACAGAGTCTGATGATATACCGTTAACTGGTCCAAATTCAAGCTTGCTGAGCCGTTGTCAAAGTTCGGGAACAAATAGATTCTTTCAAGTATAGGAGAAACAAACGACGGAAGCTCACCGAGACGCTTTTTGGTATCAACATTTCTTGTCCCGTAACAAAACTCATATCCATAGTGTTGAACACGCCGTTTAGCAAGACCAATCCAATGTCGAGCATCAACAGCTGCAAGCAATTGCTGATAAAGACATGAACAATAATAAGTAACACAAgaggtaaaaaaagaaatcaaatcccTACAACATAAGCACATTACTAAATACCATGTACCTGTTCTTCTGCCACAGTGACAAAATCAGGTAACAAGAAAAGCCCTGGAATATTCAACTCTGAATCAATCAAAGACACTGGAACACAATCATTCACCTGCGTCtaagcaaaaacataaaaaaggCTCATTGCAAGCAGAtaccaaacaaacataaagTCTCTGTCTTTTGgtaaagatcaaaactttgcAACATAGAGATCTAACATTAcataaagatcaaaactttgagatCCATATAAAAATCTAATCGTGATATGATAAGACCCATTAATTGGAAGTACCTCGGAAGGTAATTGAAGAACTGAATATCGAATATGCAAAGAACGTCCTTTAAGGTCAGGACATGGTCGACCACTCAAAGCTTCTAGAGCTGCTTTCGCGGAGAAGGGATCAGCGAAAGAGACGATAACACGAACGCCGCTATCATCCGCCGCGTAGACTCCGTTTACTTCACCGAACTCAGCGAACACCGCCGCGATTGCGTTGTGTGTTAGTCCAACCGCCGGTCCACAATTCGCGACGTATAGATTTGATGAATTTGGTTCTCCAGAAATGGAAGATGGCGATGATTGCGTCGGACGGACGAATCGCGGCTGAACCATTCTCGGAATAAAAGACTGTAACTTTCTCCGATCGTATAACGGCGAGGTATCTTCGCCGATATGTTCAATGAAAAAAACGATGACGTTTACTTGAGTTAGAAGTGTCAATTGGGCTGTCCAAAGTCCAATGGTCATGTCCACTTGGAACATTTTTTTCATGGGTTCTAATGGTTGGTCCTTAATGGACAATGGTCTGAAAATTTGTCCAAGACCATTAAGGACCATTGTCCAATGGTCAGCCCATGGCCAGCCCATACAATGATGTTTATATACAATGCATTTTCACACAATCTCGTTAAAAGCTCTATTTATAACACCATAACATCAACATGAAATGAAGTAATCAACAGTGACAACTCAAACATGCATCTAAGACTCTCTATATGCACCTACAAGTAAAGAAAAGAGACTACAATGGCTACAGGGAGAATGATTTAACAGAGAAacccacacaaaaaaaaagatgactTGGTGAACTAGAGTAAGAAGATGACCTCCCACGTCTCCCACAGACTCAAAACTTACATACAATTCACAAAGTCGAGTAGTTACATAGATTCTAACCACAGAGACTTTGTTCCTAAAGGGTtcaaaagaaggagaaaggtTTCAAATTTACATTACCATGAAAAAGGAATTGGGAGACTGAACAAGACGTTTGAGCTTGTGCTTTCTCTTCTCAAGCTCAGCTGGAGcctacaaacaaaacagattcaagcaaaaacaaaattagcttAGAACTTTTGTTGTATCATAAATGGAAAAACCTCAAAACTGTAGTTAAATAAATGTATCTTGCATGAATAACTTATTTTCCCTATCTTGTATGTTCACAGACAAATTCAAACAAGTTTAAAGGAATGTTTTTAGTTATCCACATGATGTATGATTCTCAGAATCTTGAAAGTGATCTAACTTATTGGACTTCAGTAGTAGTGGCAGCAACAATTTCGTGTTAGTCTTTTTCATTCCCACAACAATAAGAGTATTATTGAATTAGTCATCACTTAATTGATTTCCAACGTTTGGTCAAACAAGTGACGGATTGTGGTGAGAAACGATTACTTAATTGTGGAAATTAGCTATAAGAAATGTTCATAAACATTAGCGAACACACACTTAGCTCCATACATAAACACCAAGCTCTACACAATTAATTACAAGCTctaccaaaaccaaactctaCATATTCTGTGAggcatttcatcaaacacatGGTTGGCATCAAAggaagggagagagagaataaCAAAGAATAGCAAATAAGTGAAATTTGGACAAACCCACAAgctgaaatcaaagaaagcaTATGCAGAATCACAATTAAGgaatagcaaagaacaaaGCGATGAAATTGCATCAGGACTTAGAGAACAAAATCGATGAGACTAACATATGAACGCATATTTCAGAGAGAACTTATTCTAATCAACGGATTCATATTCTAATAGAACTAACCGGAGTAGGAGTCGAAAGAGAGGTcgaagcgagagagagagagagagagagcttcgTCGCCGAGAGAGAACAAAGTCGAcgtgtgagagagaagagaagaaaactgaTGTGTTGAGAAAATTGATGGGCCAACCATAGACCGTATGGGTTAGCCCATTATACCCGTGGACAAAATTGGTCTTTAGACCATATGACCCGTTTTAGTTACGAACATTATGGATTGGGTTTAGCCCATGGTTAGATGACCATTTGACAGTTCTAACTTGAGTTATGGGCCTCATTAGGCCCATTTGATATTCACATGGGCtgattaatatattaaaagaaaaaaaaaagaaatttgagaAAGGAATAGCTAGGCCTAGGGCTTCGTCAGGAATCTCCATGAAACGCAAGGACGTACAGATTTTGTAGCAGCCGAAGTAAGTTAGGTCCGATATCGCTACAGTATCTAGATTGCCTGCGAAGTCTGTAATGAAGAGCCACAAAAACTAAAGTCATTTGCCGAATCaaatctagggtttgtttAGGAGGCGCCATGAAATGTAACGAGCGAGATTGTAATAACGATAACGGggaggaagatgagaaagaCACAAACACAAGTAGGTTAGACTTAGATTCGCTCCCTCTTGATCTAAATATGGTTGTACTAGCTAGATTGCCTGCCAAGTCTCTTATGAAGTTTTGATTCGTGTCAAAGATGTGGCAATCCATCATCCGAAGCCGAGGGTTCATTGATTACTTCTTCTCTATGTCCTCGAAGCAATCGCGGTTAAATTACCTGCTACCACTGCTTTGATCGTGGGATACGATCCTATTGATGATCAACACAAAGCATTATCcttgaagagaaaaaggtaTGATATCTAGTGGTCATCTGGAGAACAAGTTATGAACATTGGGAGATGGTGAAGTATGGATACACATTAAAGATACCCCTTTACCTTATAGGGCGGGTCATCAAGCGAGTGTATTCATCAACGGTTTTCTCTACTAAGCTGCTTTCTTAACCAAAACTAAAGAGacagttttggtttgttttcattttagaaCTGAGAAACTGAGTTTTATCAATGCACTTAAGGGTTTTGTGCAATGGGGAAGTGAAGCAGTATTCATTGAATACAAAGGGAAGCTTGCTTCCATTGTGAGCGACCATTATGATCGGTTTCCATAGTTTCGATTTATGGATACTAGAAGACGTCGAGAAACATGAATGGTCAAAGCAAACATGTGTGTTTCCCTCCTCTTTTTGGGATGATGTTGAGTGTGCTAAAATGTCATTTCCAGACACCAACAAGGCTGGTGAGATCATTATTGCCCCAAAGAGGTTGTCACTCAATTTTCGACCCTTCTACATTTTCTACTACAAtgttgaaacaaaaaacataagaagagTTAAAGCTCCTAGGATTTGGAGACAGTGAAGAGTTTAGGCGCTCTTATGGATTCGAAAGAACCTCCGGCTCCCGTGAATCTCTTGTTCTGATCGCACATAACCACACGTCCAGAGTGTTGGCTTTTTTAAGGATCCTAGAATTAATTTAACTTGATTCGTAGGATCCTAATGTAAGAGATAACTGAAAACTTGccttttattttagtttcattattttatcatgttgatttttcaaattttcaacacTAAACAAGCTACAGTTTGTATTGTTAATCTTTTGGGTTTGCTGAGACGTGTGTTCATTATTTATGTTCATGTTTTTACTTCTTTAGTGTGTTCATTTGCTCGCTATATAGGTAGGTGTGggaagtaaataaattatggaTTGAGAAAGAGATATACAGAGTATTGATGTTTTTGCGAATAATATATCCAAAGTAAGATTTtctatgaaacaaaatatatttgattttagcAGATCTATTTAGTTATgtattttaagaacaaaaaacaaagtaaaaacaaatttatgaccaaacttcttcaaatataattgaaatatcCGGCTCTACGGCGCAGAAATACATTACccaatacataaaaatataactgACTTAAAGGTAAAACCTTCAACTCTTACAACAATtaactgaaaagaaaagacattATTAGAGATTGGTCTTTTGAAATGGACAAAACACAAATGCAAACTACTGAAACACATCACACAACGGtggtgttggtggtggtggtggtggtggcgtTGTTGGAAGGCATGTGACCGGTGGTAGTAAGACCAACGGTTGGTGGTTGGTGGTAGTTGTAGTAGTTTCCGTTCATGAAAGGGATGTGTGCATGCTCTGCAGCATAACCCACTTGTTCATAAGGATATTCCATCAACATCTCCATGAATGGATCATCTTGAAACGGATACTGATGATTTGGATCCAAACTGAGATTATCATAGATTCCATGTTGGATCTGATGATTAAAATCCACAGGAGCTTGGTATTGAATATTATCACTAAAAGCAGTAGGGATATAGGGCTGAATCGGCTCATACTGATTCTGAGCCATAGGAGGACCGGCACCCGCAACAGCAAGAGGAGCCGCACCCACACCCGCAACAGCAAGAGGACTCGCACCCGCCCCCGCAACAGCAAGAGGAGCCGCACCCGCACCCGCAACAACAAGAGGAGCAGCACCCGCACCCGCACCCGCACCCGCAACTGAAGTATGAAGCGGAGgaggaaaggaagaagaagacgcaCCATTGTTTGTAAGGAGCATGACACTTGAATTAAGCTGATTGATATAGTGATCAATATAAAGACTTAAATCTTGAAGGTCCCTTGCACCATACTGATGCTCACTCATCTTACCTTCAACacaatcaaacataaattGCCTAAGCTGAGATTCTCGGTTTTCACGACGTAGACTCTCcagtttctttgtttctttggtaaTTTTGTCCTGCAAGTAGGTCTCATGACTCATCATCAGCTTGGATTGTTCTGTCGCCGGCCTCTCCATAAACATGGAAACCGCCTCTTGAACACCTTCGGTTGACGGCCACACCACTGGATTCTCGTACGGACTGGAGATTACCGCACATGCTTTGACGCCGCAGAGAGTTGTTAGCTCATGGAGTTTGTTCGTTATCCCTCCCTTCCTCTTCCTGAATGTGGTTCTCCTTGAGGTCTTATTAGCTATGAGTGATAACTTAATTTTCGACCtcattatctttgtttttcttttctttggtgtgtgttttgtttactttcttgGCCCAAGACTGTCttgtttatatagaaatgaaaattgtgCTTTTACACAGTACGTGGCTTTTCACGTTGCTGGACTcattagatttgttttgtgtttactGTCTCATTAATTGACGAGGCCACTAATTAAAGCTATGTCTAAGaatagattttcttttctttttactaaGAATAGTTTATCTTCCTATATTACTCtcacttttcttttaagagtaatttaaagttttgtttataaactatgaaatttagtaatagtttgaagtgtttttttttcttctttttaaatagAGTACTCCATCTTCAATTTACATGTAAAATCATGAATATATACAAGCTCAAAAGAGttgtttatttatagaaaaaaaatgaaaacaatataacGTGAGTCTTACGAAATATTTAGAAAGCACgaaagtttttgaaaacaatgtaaCATGAATCTCACGAAATATGTGTTCTATTTCTaagaaaatctttaaactACCTATATACATTAAAGGAGAACATACCAAGAAGTTTGTAAACcaatataataagataataaaatatcattaaaatttatattaattaatttagtaaaaatatttgatacttacaataataacaaatgaaaatatataatagtagagtattagagaaaaatatatttttttaaatctcaGATTTGGTTATATGaacttttttaataaatatattaaaagaacaTTTGTCATGGCCTGCAGGTCCacctgattttttttaatcattaagTTGATTCTAATTAAAAGGAAATTTGGATAAAATAACTGTTTTATACATTAATAGATGgatttctttcctcttttggCTCAGTAATAAATTAGTTTAGAGATAATTTGTTAAATCATGCATATATTATACCTTTTGGagaatactttttcttttattgggTTAGAATATTTCATTGCATTGCCAGCTAATTATAAGCTGTAAATAGGgaaattaaagattttagaCTAC
This sequence is a window from Arabidopsis thaliana chromosome 1 sequence. Protein-coding genes within it:
- the ECS1 gene encoding ECS1 (ECS1; Has 14 Blast hits to 14 proteins in 2 species: Archae - 0; Bacteria - 0; Metazoa - 0; Fungi - 0; Plants - 14; Viruses - 0; Other Eukaryotes - 0 (source: NCBI BLink).), which codes for MASSIVSSMFLFLLLLLVFPHIDNVLGARMELRELGEINYADPLGFTRPIVPIHVPGFPPRRPTIPQLPPYRPRRCPFCYPPPPPKAFPKNSPSH
- the TRM9 gene encoding RNA-binding (RRM/RBD/RNP motifs) family protein (RNA-binding (RRM/RBD/RNP motifs) family protein; FUNCTIONS IN: nucleic acid binding; INVOLVED IN: biological_process unknown; LOCATED IN: cellular_component unknown; EXPRESSED IN: 23 plant structures; EXPRESSED DURING: 13 growth stages; CONTAINS InterPro DOMAIN/s: RNA recognition motif, RNP-1 (InterPro:IPR000504); BEST Arabidopsis thaliana protein match is: 2-oxoglutarate (2OG) and Fe(II)-dependent oxygenase superfamily protein (TAIR:AT4G02485.1); Has 662 Blast hits to 662 proteins in 169 species: Archae - 0; Bacteria - 66; Metazoa - 255; Fungi - 80; Plants - 148; Viruses - 3; Other Eukaryotes - 110 (source: NCBI BLink).), with the translated sequence MGWPWADHWTMVLNGLGQIFRPLSIKDQPLEPMKKMFQVDMTIGLWTAQLTLLTQVNVIVFFIEHIGEDTSPLYDRRKLQSFIPRMVQPRFVRPTQSSPSSISGEPNSSNLYVANCGPAVGLTHNAIAAVFAEFGEVNGVYAADDSGVRVIVSFADPFSAKAALEALSGRPCPDLKGRSLHIRYSVLQLPSETQVNDCVPVSLIDSELNIPGLFLLPDFVTVAEEQQLLAAVDARHWIGLAKRRVQHYGYEFCYGTRNVDTKKRLGELPSFVSPILERIYLFPNFDNGSASLNLDQLTVNEYPSGVGLSPHIDTHSAFEDCIFSLSLAGPCIMEFRRYSVSTWKASTTDAEKSGDSSCIKKALYLPPRSMLLLSGEARYAWNHYIPHHKIDKVKDKVIRRSSRRVSFTLRKVRNHPCSCKYPQYCDSQQQM
- the TRM9 gene encoding RNA-binding (RRM/RBD/RNP motifs) family protein: MVQPRFVRPTQSSPSSISGEPNSSNLYVANCGPAVGLTHNAIAAVFAEFGEVNGVYAADDSGVRVIVSFADPFSAKAALEALSGRPCPDLKGRSLHIRYSVLQLPSETQVNDCVPVSLIDSELNIPGLFLLPDFVTVAEEQQLLAAVDARHWIGLAKRRVQHYGYEFCYGTRNVDTKKRLGELPSFVSPILERIYLFPNFDNGSASLNLDQLTVNEYPSGVGLSPHIDTHSAFEDCIFSLSLAGPCIMEFRRYSVSTWKASTTDAEKSGDSSCIKKALYLPPRSMLLLSGEARYAWNHYIPHHKIDKVKDKVIRRSSRRVSFTLRKVRNHPCSCKYPQYCDSQQQM
- the TRM9 gene encoding RNA-binding (RRM/RBD/RNP motifs) family protein (RNA-binding (RRM/RBD/RNP motifs) family protein; FUNCTIONS IN: nucleic acid binding; INVOLVED IN: biological_process unknown; LOCATED IN: cellular_component unknown; EXPRESSED IN: 23 plant structures; EXPRESSED DURING: 13 growth stages; CONTAINS InterPro DOMAIN/s: RNA recognition motif, RNP-1 (InterPro:IPR000504); BEST Arabidopsis thaliana protein match is: 2-oxoglutarate (2OG) and Fe(II)-dependent oxygenase superfamily protein (TAIR:AT4G02485.1); Has 35333 Blast hits to 34131 proteins in 2444 species: Archae - 798; Bacteria - 22429; Metazoa - 974; Fungi - 991; Plants - 531; Viruses - 0; Other Eukaryotes - 9610 (source: NCBI BLink).) — encoded protein: MVQPRFVRPTQSSPSSISGEPNSSNLYVANCGPAVGLTHNAIAAVFAEFGEVNGVYAADDSGVRVIVSFADPFSAKAALEALSGRPCPDLKGRSLHIRYSVLQLPSEVNDCVPVSLIDSELNIPGLFLLPDFVTVAEEQQLLAAVDARHWIGLAKRRVQHYGYEFCYGTRNVDTKKRLGELPSFVSPILERIYLFPNFDNGSASLNLDQLTVNEYPSGVGLSPHIDTHSAFEDCIFSLSLAGPCIMEFRRYSVSTWKASTTDAEKSGDSSCIKKALYLPPRSMLLLSGEARYAWNHYIPHHKIDKVKDKVIRRSSRRVSFTLRKVRNHPCSCKYPQYCDSQQQM
- a CDS encoding uncharacterized protein (unknown protein; Has 9 Blast hits to 9 proteins in 2 species: Archae - 0; Bacteria - 0; Metazoa - 0; Fungi - 0; Plants - 9; Viruses - 0; Other Eukaryotes - 0 (source: NCBI BLink).); the protein is MKCNERDCNNDNGEEDEKDTNTTIAVKLPATTALIVGYDPIDDQHKALSLKRKRTEKLSFINALKGFVQWGSEAVFIEYKGKLASIDLETVKSLGALMDSKEPPAPVNLLF
- the AGL86 gene encoding AGAMOUS-like 86 (AGAMOUS-like 86 (AGL86); FUNCTIONS IN: DNA binding, sequence-specific DNA binding transcription factor activity; INVOLVED IN: regulation of transcription, DNA-dependent; LOCATED IN: nucleus; EXPRESSED IN: antipodal cell, endosperm; CONTAINS InterPro DOMAIN/s: Transcription factor, MADS-box (InterPro:IPR002100); BEST Arabidopsis thaliana protein match is: AGAMOUS-like 92 (TAIR:AT1G31640.1); Has 3824 Blast hits to 3528 proteins in 436 species: Archae - 0; Bacteria - 41; Metazoa - 519; Fungi - 70; Plants - 2941; Viruses - 0; Other Eukaryotes - 253 (source: NCBI BLink).); its protein translation is MRSKIKLSLIANKTSRRTTFRKRKGGITNKLHELTTLCGVKACAVISSPYENPVVWPSTEGVQEAVSMFMERPATEQSKLMMSHETYLQDKITKETKKLESLRRENRESQLRQFMFDCVEGKMSEHQYGARDLQDLSLYIDHYINQLNSSVMLLTNNGASSSSFPPPLHTSVAGAGAGAGAAPLVVAGAGAAPLAVAGAGASPLAVAGVGAAPLAVAGAGPPMAQNQYEPIQPYIPTAFSDNIQYQAPVDFNHQIQHGIYDNLSLDPNHQYPFQDDPFMEMLMEYPYEQVGYAAEHAHIPFMNGNYYNYHQPPTVGLTTTGHMPSNNATTTTTTNTTVV